The Bifidobacterium eulemuris genome includes a window with the following:
- a CDS encoding ATP-binding protein: MLRRKAMERFRFWKEHKTKQALLVTGARQVGKSTLIRAFAEESYDHVVMFDLVENMRARDSFAQAQSAQDLELRMSVMSDVDMIPGNTVVIVDEVQECPQIVTFIKYLVDKGDYDFILSGSMLGVALDNIRSIPVGYLTEVRMFSLDFEEFCWANGVPATAFDMLRQCVSQCEPIPDYLHNRFTDVFKRYLLVGGMPDAVNAFLGSNDIGQVRVIQNDLRRYYREDISKYAPKDRRLVIQNIYDLVPSELLHSSRRFHLRSIEGVKRFTQVQDEFLWLTNAGVALAQYNIAELAPPFLLSENRNKIKLFYSDVGLLTGAYSKELSRDILDDQPSVNLGSTYENFVVQELAAHGFQTHYYQSKAIGEIDAAIERADGTVTVFEVKSGKGYRSHAALDNALASSNCQVDEAYVLYNGNIEIAESVTYLPVYSAGLFSAE; this comes from the coding sequence ATGCTGCGACGTAAAGCTATGGAGCGTTTCCGCTTCTGGAAAGAGCACAAAACCAAACAGGCGTTGTTGGTGACAGGCGCTCGGCAGGTCGGCAAATCCACATTGATTCGTGCCTTTGCTGAGGAATCTTACGACCATGTGGTGATGTTCGATCTTGTGGAGAACATGCGTGCGCGGGATTCCTTCGCACAGGCGCAAAGCGCGCAAGATCTTGAACTACGCATGTCGGTGATGTCGGATGTCGATATGATTCCCGGGAATACGGTAGTCATTGTTGACGAGGTGCAGGAGTGCCCTCAAATCGTCACATTCATCAAATATCTGGTGGATAAAGGCGACTATGACTTCATCCTCTCGGGTTCGATGCTCGGTGTCGCTTTGGATAACATTCGTTCCATCCCCGTGGGATATCTCACGGAAGTGCGCATGTTTTCGCTGGACTTTGAGGAGTTCTGTTGGGCCAACGGCGTGCCCGCGACGGCATTCGACATGTTGCGACAATGTGTATCTCAATGTGAACCCATACCTGACTATCTGCATAATCGATTCACCGACGTGTTCAAACGATATCTGCTCGTGGGTGGCATGCCTGATGCCGTGAACGCGTTCCTTGGTTCCAACGATATCGGTCAGGTGCGGGTGATCCAGAACGACCTGCGTCGCTATTATCGCGAAGACATCAGCAAATACGCGCCGAAAGATCGCCGTCTGGTGATTCAGAATATTTATGATCTGGTGCCGAGTGAGCTATTGCATTCCAGCCGACGGTTTCATTTGAGGTCTATCGAAGGTGTGAAGCGATTCACGCAAGTGCAGGACGAGTTCCTCTGGCTCACCAATGCCGGAGTGGCGCTAGCCCAATACAATATCGCAGAACTGGCGCCCCCATTCCTGTTATCGGAGAATCGCAACAAAATCAAACTGTTTTATTCCGACGTGGGACTTTTGACTGGCGCCTATTCCAAGGAGTTGAGCCGAGACATTCTTGATGACCAGCCAAGTGTGAATCTCGGCAGCACCTATGAGAACTTCGTTGTGCAGGAACTTGCGGCGCACGGGTTCCAAACGCATTACTATCAGTCGAAAGCCATAGGTGAAATCGATGCGGCGATTGAACGGGCGGACGGTACCGTTACGGTATTCGAAGTGAAATCCGGCAAAGGCTACAGAAGCCATGCCGCGTTGGACAATGCGCTCGCCTCCTCGAACTGCCAGGTTGACGAGGCATACGTGCTGTATAACGGCAACATCGAAATTGCGGAGAGCGTCACGTACCTACCTGTCTACTCCGCAGGGCTCTTCTCTGCGGAGTAG
- a CDS encoding HTH domain-containing protein, with amino-acid sequence MSRNRRMFTPEEMAYLSVLPVVSHVTSTRISYTHDFKVDCLRAYLSGESPSAIFRQVGLDPSLVGPKRIERCLARWKRSPDLIDEAQLRINSNTSPTYSSIVENVSPYDVTRVALPNSGGKKVDLRDLIIYQQSLHIHELEQELSRLRLVREPMA; translated from the coding sequence ATGTCTCGCAACCGCCGCATGTTCACCCCGGAAGAAATGGCATACCTCAGTGTGCTACCGGTGGTGAGCCATGTCACCAGCACCCGTATCAGCTACACCCACGATTTCAAAGTCGACTGCCTGCGCGCCTATCTGTCCGGGGAATCGCCGTCGGCCATCTTCCGCCAGGTCGGTCTCGATCCGTCGCTGGTGGGGCCCAAACGCATCGAACGATGTCTTGCGCGCTGGAAGCGGTCGCCGGACCTCATCGACGAGGCGCAACTGAGAATCAACAGCAACACGAGCCCGACGTACTCAAGCATCGTCGAGAACGTGTCGCCGTACGATGTCACTCGAGTCGCCCTGCCGAATTCGGGCGGCAAAAAAGTCGATCTGCGAGACCTGATCATCTATCAGCAGTCGTTGCACATCCATGAGTTGGAGCAGGAGCTCTCCCGGTTGCGTCTTGTCCGCGAGCCGATGGCATGA
- a CDS encoding SpaA isopeptide-forming pilin-related protein, whose translation MPDYGYANFWTGNSTRENLDDPPYINGESDKQGQNADSWKYERGGPRKGIVSSTLNDEGYPNLTGIANNKTSETTGIDDYVMFRDKAEKNWLSGEVSSSTESLQYLFDTSRTTTDEDGMKAYGNVGNLLQVDSQGYYYYDSKKNFASYNEETNKFDLYTEGAITSGGTGVMSGTQFFPFNTASQVFDIDENGELVQKTNLALSNSSTWNHHFGLTMSTRFIQPTGGTVGGNNMTYEFAGDDDVWIYIDGVLVADLGGIHDPVGVTIDFKTGTITYGNALNKDGSFKEGRKTVEFLDEAFGVGSSTDDWQEVGGSSSHYTFADGTYHTLKVFYLERGAQDSNLALKFNLVTVPQSKITKVDQSGNAISGVGFELYGVDANNERHEVASGETDSNGELLLMDPNKPNRPLSFDGIYQDTSYTNYVLKEIKIPDGYRAVGEMQLNYHPPEEGSQFGGYITSETADYNIWKTGAYANAGVLVTAPDVIYKIGNSSTEAGGKIDSSAIAQGTLFAVVLKYTGDGVDGLTQSDNWSVISGTALDGYQTTPIKGIGDVANAAKNGAAYKFTVSSMGAYQANITELPGDIKKYYSLLADSERGNTEYTVAYYFTSAKQLEDADATNTSRLYIESKKDGEKWVRQFSLNLNVPNVKNRLFVQKTDENWDPLTNLGESLTATFNLYKEDDVENPYSDNPTIKAGAQPYDTATTTSDLRVSDLNGADSSKVLLHSAAVFPSTSSGILENGTYYLQESTDLDDSYKWTKRLVKVIVTNQGVYADARDENDEFRVRKGVGSLIRTLVEYAAPNQIDRTLTDITATLQTLPSSETPSDSTDWTKSETSQDLRLNLTYDAEPGHAVLQYRPIGESVTGDLDFKSVTLENDIGWSNLMIRQLYQNDDLGVSGANKQDLNDTVLDNLFSGTTTVMVKNEPKPDRNTATSLDVKKIVSGESGWEEGEFVFEITATGVTATSSDNKTYDFSDRVLLLPEGDNVSCDRSKRTCRVTVTKPETGNSNIASFGEFKFSYGAFKINNAWYNQMDFTYTIREIHPADEDSIKGMTYSQAEYTYTVRAERYQKNGWHVSATPSLVRTVNDAGVAVNEPVDPETRTDGDQEISVHVAAFTNSFEQASLSLPFTGGTTGRQWLLWGLALVGASVLVWLAYRAWCRRNSWSNLTV comes from the coding sequence GTGCCGGACTATGGCTATGCGAATTTCTGGACGGGAAACAGTACGCGTGAGAATCTCGATGACCCTCCGTATATCAATGGCGAGTCAGACAAGCAGGGGCAGAACGCTGATAGCTGGAAATATGAGAGAGGCGGCCCTCGCAAAGGTATCGTTTCGAGCACACTCAATGATGAGGGCTATCCTAATCTGACCGGTATCGCCAACAACAAGACAAGTGAAACAACGGGCATCGATGATTACGTGATGTTCCGCGACAAGGCCGAGAAGAATTGGTTGTCTGGCGAGGTGAGCTCTTCAACGGAGTCGTTGCAGTATCTGTTTGATACATCGAGGACCACGACGGATGAGGATGGAATGAAGGCCTACGGGAATGTGGGTAACTTGTTGCAGGTTGATAGTCAAGGCTATTACTACTACGACAGCAAGAAGAACTTCGCGTCCTACAACGAAGAGACCAACAAGTTCGATTTGTACACGGAAGGTGCCATCACCAGTGGCGGCACCGGCGTGATGAGCGGTACCCAGTTCTTCCCCTTCAATACCGCCAGTCAAGTATTCGATATCGATGAAAATGGGGAATTGGTCCAAAAAACGAATCTCGCCTTGTCCAATAGCTCTACATGGAACCATCATTTCGGTTTGACGATGTCCACGCGGTTCATTCAGCCGACCGGTGGCACAGTGGGCGGCAATAACATGACCTACGAGTTCGCCGGCGACGATGACGTATGGATTTACATCGACGGCGTGCTGGTAGCCGACCTAGGTGGTATCCATGATCCTGTTGGCGTCACGATCGATTTCAAAACCGGAACGATCACTTACGGCAATGCCTTGAACAAAGACGGTTCATTCAAGGAGGGGCGGAAGACGGTCGAATTCCTTGATGAGGCGTTTGGAGTCGGTTCTTCCACGGATGATTGGCAAGAAGTGGGAGGTAGCAGTAGCCATTACACGTTCGCCGATGGCACATACCATACGCTTAAGGTCTTTTATCTGGAACGTGGTGCGCAAGACTCCAATCTAGCATTGAAATTCAATCTGGTCACGGTTCCACAGAGCAAAATCACCAAGGTCGATCAGTCCGGCAACGCCATCTCTGGCGTGGGATTTGAGCTATATGGTGTCGATGCCAATAATGAACGTCATGAAGTCGCCTCTGGCGAAACGGATTCCAATGGCGAGCTGTTGTTGATGGATCCAAATAAACCGAATAGACCACTCTCATTTGATGGGATATATCAAGATACCAGCTATACGAACTACGTGTTGAAGGAAATAAAAATTCCGGACGGCTATCGTGCCGTGGGAGAGATGCAGCTGAACTATCATCCTCCCGAGGAAGGTAGTCAATTCGGCGGTTATATCACTTCCGAAACAGCGGACTACAACATCTGGAAAACCGGTGCCTATGCGAATGCGGGTGTTTTGGTGACTGCGCCGGATGTCATATACAAGATAGGCAATAGCTCCACAGAAGCCGGTGGTAAAATCGATTCTTCCGCCATCGCCCAAGGCACTTTGTTTGCGGTGGTCCTCAAGTACACTGGAGACGGCGTAGATGGACTGACTCAGTCCGATAACTGGAGTGTGATATCAGGTACTGCCTTAGATGGTTATCAGACCACTCCAATTAAAGGCATAGGGGACGTGGCCAACGCAGCGAAAAATGGTGCCGCGTATAAGTTCACTGTGTCTTCGATGGGCGCGTATCAGGCCAATATTACTGAATTGCCCGGCGATATCAAAAAATACTACAGCCTGCTTGCCGATAGTGAGCGGGGCAATACTGAGTACACCGTCGCCTACTACTTCACTAGCGCAAAACAGCTTGAGGATGCCGATGCAACGAACACCTCGCGTTTGTACATCGAGAGCAAAAAGGATGGCGAAAAGTGGGTCAGACAGTTCTCTCTGAACTTGAATGTGCCAAACGTCAAAAACCGCTTGTTCGTACAGAAGACCGACGAGAACTGGGATCCTCTCACCAATCTCGGTGAGAGCCTAACTGCCACATTCAATCTGTACAAAGAGGATGACGTCGAAAACCCCTATTCGGATAATCCTACAATTAAGGCTGGCGCTCAGCCCTATGACACCGCGACTACAACCTCGGATTTGAGAGTCAGTGACTTGAATGGCGCTGATTCTTCCAAGGTGCTTTTGCATAGTGCCGCGGTGTTCCCCTCCACCTCCAGCGGCATACTGGAGAATGGTACATACTATTTGCAAGAGTCCACTGATCTAGACGACTCATATAAGTGGACTAAGAGACTCGTCAAAGTCATTGTGACCAATCAAGGTGTGTATGCAGATGCTCGCGACGAAAATGATGAGTTTCGTGTGAGAAAAGGTGTGGGTTCACTGATTCGGACCTTGGTGGAATATGCGGCTCCTAATCAAATTGATCGCACGCTGACTGACATCACGGCCACGCTGCAGACATTGCCGAGCTCGGAGACGCCGTCTGATAGTACGGACTGGACGAAGTCGGAAACTAGTCAGGATCTTCGTCTTAATTTGACTTATGATGCTGAACCTGGGCACGCGGTGCTTCAGTATAGACCGATTGGCGAATCGGTGACAGGTGATCTCGATTTCAAGTCCGTCACATTGGAGAATGATATAGGTTGGTCGAATCTCATGATTCGGCAGCTTTATCAAAATGACGATCTCGGTGTGAGTGGCGCAAACAAGCAAGACCTGAACGATACGGTACTGGATAACTTGTTCTCTGGGACCACAACTGTGATGGTGAAAAATGAACCGAAACCCGACCGAAATACGGCCACTTCATTGGACGTAAAGAAGATTGTATCCGGCGAATCTGGCTGGGAGGAAGGTGAGTTTGTCTTTGAGATTACGGCTACGGGTGTGACGGCGACATCTAGTGATAATAAAACCTATGATTTCTCCGACAGAGTTCTGTTGTTGCCTGAAGGGGACAATGTGTCCTGTGATCGCAGCAAACGCACTTGTCGGGTCACTGTGACCAAACCGGAAACAGGAAACTCGAACATTGCGTCATTCGGTGAATTCAAGTTTTCATACGGTGCGTTCAAGATTAACAATGCGTGGTATAACCAGATGGACTTCACATATACGATACGTGAGATTCATCCGGCCGATGAAGACTCAATCAAGGGTATGACCTATTCGCAGGCGGAATATACCTATACAGTGCGCGCTGAACGTTACCAGAAGAATGGGTGGCACGTAAGTGCTACTCCATCGTTAGTTCGTACCGTGAATGACGCGGGCGTAGCTGTGAACGAACCAGTTGATCCCGAGACCCGGACGGACGGGGATCAGGAAATCTCCGTGCACGTTGCTGCATTCACGAACTCTTTTGAGCAGGCGTCCTTGTCTTTGCCGTTTACGGGCGGGACTACTGGACGCCAGTGGCTGCTGTGGGGTCTTGCCTTGGTCGGCGCTTCGGTGCTGGTGTGGTTGGCCTATCGCGCGTGGTGCCGCCGCAACAGTTGGTCGAATCTCACCGTGTGA
- a CDS encoding SpaA isopeptide-forming pilin-related protein translates to MKMRKLFAGIAAAATMLAGLTIGATTANAADPCTVTLPTASTITINAENAAQLTSHTFKYAKIGDYTADNGVAGVKTTTGVAAASIKSALIAAGVEEGTLPTSGDLLSWAVQEGDLLDQTGTKDTWGLGSSRAFADSLKKSLTLSDVLSDNITISDKTAKLTMTSPGLYLIVDNAAVTNGSTSSSKSLAMLVGTEWLAAQSCTANDLSTGTINMKNSVDTINKTIADETVAVNKDASYTLTTKIPTYAGGLARTFQFKVGDQFDSQYAPSMISYKSGSVVVKVNNAELAGTDYTLTYYDANGDPTTDLDNAAVKFDIDLSSYVRKNGYDQTKDTANDGKFNVFTLQGAEVVVTYLATVHAQLPLDGVKNSPYIQIPNDPYDNSTLTTIPGPGKKVFNFPLVLKKTDKTTGGTLDGAEFALKDSDGTTVATATSKNGGLVTFEGLDADESGTTYTVEETKAPTDHILNPLDKDLEVIITPTFDGVNEAREVTQVVYELTDNMGGLASLTSSTITEYPGQSPVVNITVANVKNLTELPLTGGAGVALFSVIGLLLVGAAATVYVKMRGTKKALRA, encoded by the coding sequence ATGAAGATGAGAAAACTATTCGCCGGCATCGCCGCCGCAGCAACGATGCTCGCCGGTCTAACGATCGGCGCAACCACCGCCAATGCGGCGGATCCCTGCACGGTGACGTTGCCGACCGCATCCACGATCACGATTAATGCGGAAAATGCGGCTCAGCTGACATCGCATACCTTCAAGTATGCGAAAATCGGCGATTACACCGCCGACAATGGTGTCGCCGGTGTGAAAACCACTACTGGTGTCGCCGCTGCATCGATTAAGAGCGCCTTGATCGCCGCAGGCGTCGAAGAGGGCACTCTGCCGACTTCCGGTGATCTACTGTCGTGGGCCGTTCAGGAAGGCGATCTGCTTGACCAGACCGGCACAAAGGATACGTGGGGTTTGGGATCCTCCCGTGCCTTCGCCGATTCGCTGAAAAAAAGTCTAACCCTGAGCGACGTTCTTTCCGATAACATCACTATTAGTGATAAGACCGCCAAACTCACAATGACCTCCCCAGGCTTGTATCTGATTGTGGACAACGCAGCGGTTACAAATGGCAGCACCAGCTCTTCGAAGAGTCTCGCAATGCTTGTAGGTACCGAGTGGCTCGCGGCCCAGTCCTGCACCGCCAACGACCTGTCCACCGGCACAATCAACATGAAGAACTCCGTGGACACGATCAACAAGACAATCGCCGACGAAACCGTCGCGGTGAACAAGGATGCGTCGTACACGCTTACGACCAAGATTCCTACTTACGCGGGCGGCTTGGCACGCACGTTCCAGTTCAAGGTAGGCGATCAGTTCGACTCCCAGTATGCTCCGAGCATGATCTCCTATAAGAGTGGCTCCGTTGTGGTCAAGGTGAATAACGCAGAGCTTGCTGGCACTGACTACACGCTGACCTACTACGATGCGAATGGTGATCCGACGACGGACCTCGACAACGCTGCTGTGAAGTTTGACATCGATTTGTCCTCGTATGTGCGGAAGAACGGCTATGACCAGACCAAAGACACAGCCAACGACGGCAAATTCAACGTCTTCACGCTGCAGGGTGCCGAAGTGGTCGTCACCTATCTGGCTACCGTGCACGCCCAGCTGCCGTTGGATGGTGTGAAGAACAGCCCGTATATCCAGATTCCGAATGATCCGTACGACAACAGCACGCTCACCACGATCCCCGGCCCGGGCAAGAAGGTATTCAACTTCCCGCTGGTGTTGAAGAAGACCGACAAGACCACTGGCGGTACGCTTGACGGTGCCGAGTTCGCCCTCAAGGACTCCGACGGTACCACCGTCGCCACCGCGACCTCCAAGAATGGCGGTTTGGTGACGTTCGAAGGTCTGGACGCTGACGAGAGCGGTACCACCTACACGGTCGAGGAGACCAAGGCCCCTACGGACCATATCCTCAATCCGTTGGACAAGGATCTCGAGGTCATCATCACGCCGACCTTTGACGGCGTGAACGAGGCTCGGGAAGTCACTCAGGTCGTGTATGAGCTGACCGACAATATGGGAGGGCTTGCCTCGCTGACCAGCAGCACGATCACCGAATATCCGGGCCAGTCCCCGGTTGTGAACATTACCGTAGCCAACGTCAAGAACCTGACCGAGCTGCCGTTGACCGGCGGTGCCGGAGTCGCCTTGTTCTCCGTGATCGGACTGCTGCTGGTGGGCGCTGCCGCCACGGTGTACGTCAAGATGCGCGGCACCAAGAAGGCTCTGCGCGCCTGA
- the valS gene encoding valine--tRNA ligase, with protein sequence MTEGTTINAHLTPLPDKVGVDGLEDKWRAVWDEDGTYQFRNTRDRKAVYSIDTPPPTVSGSLHVGHVFSYTHTDVIARFKRMQGYDVFYPMGWDDNGLPTERRVQNYYGVRVDTSMPYDPDFKPPFEGTDGKKIDAKDQVPVSRQNFIELCEKLTAQDEKLFEALWRRLGLSVDWSQTYHTIGEHPRRVAQKAFLRNLARGEAYQQDAPGLWDVTFQTAVAQAELESREYPGFYHKVAFRFEDGTPIYIETTRPELLAACTSLIAHPDDERYKPYFGQEVYSPLFHVKVPILAHPAAEMDKGAGIAMCCTFGDVTDVQWWRELKLPTRSIIQRNGRIVMDTPEWIDDEAGRAVFAETAGKTTFSARKLIVDKLRESGDLDGEPTPTKRMTNFYEKGDKPLEIVTSRQWYLKNGGTDKALNAELIERGKELEFHPDFMRVRYENWVNGLNGDWLISRQRFFGVPFPLWYPLDEAGEPDYANPIVPAEDLLPIDPTIDVPAGYTADQRDVPGGFTAENDIMDTWATSSLTPQIVTHWAEPDEESRALFNATFPMDLRPQGQDIIRTWLFSTVDRAHLENGCLPWAHAALSGWILDPDHKKMSKSKGNVVVPNEPIEKFGADAVRYWSANARLGLDATYDEGQMKIGRRLAIKLLNATKFALAIGREDENHHVGEAAVASWNPADVTEPLDRAAMAKLALVVTQATEALNAYEHSKALEVIESFFWQFCDDYIELVKNRAYGTADEQGNAPSETAVKSARTALGLGLDAFARLLAPYLPYASEEVWSWMHEGEGSVHRAAWPTAEPYAQAATGVSPEVLAWAGRAVEQLRKIKSEAKVSMKTPILSVALSAAREGVDAIKSSMGDIAQAGRVIGRFDLVEKHAEEAAAADAAATTDADAAGSAAEALVAIESSELGEPPAKKPKA encoded by the coding sequence ATGACTGAAGGCACTACTATCAACGCGCACCTCACCCCCCTGCCCGACAAGGTCGGCGTGGACGGGCTTGAGGATAAGTGGCGCGCCGTCTGGGACGAGGACGGCACCTACCAGTTCCGCAACACCCGCGACCGCAAGGCCGTCTATTCGATCGACACCCCGCCGCCCACCGTCTCCGGTTCGCTGCATGTGGGCCATGTGTTCAGCTACACGCACACGGACGTGATCGCCCGTTTCAAGCGCATGCAGGGCTATGACGTGTTCTACCCGATGGGTTGGGACGACAACGGCCTGCCCACCGAACGCCGCGTGCAGAACTACTACGGCGTGCGCGTGGACACCTCCATGCCCTACGATCCCGATTTCAAGCCGCCGTTCGAGGGCACGGACGGCAAGAAGATCGACGCCAAGGACCAGGTGCCGGTGAGCCGCCAGAACTTCATCGAACTGTGCGAGAAGCTCACCGCGCAGGACGAGAAGCTGTTCGAAGCGCTGTGGCGCCGTCTGGGCCTGTCGGTCGACTGGTCGCAGACCTACCACACCATCGGCGAGCATCCGCGCCGCGTGGCCCAGAAGGCGTTCCTGCGCAATCTCGCGCGCGGCGAGGCCTACCAGCAGGACGCTCCGGGCCTGTGGGACGTGACCTTCCAGACCGCCGTGGCCCAGGCCGAGCTCGAAAGCCGCGAATACCCCGGCTTCTACCACAAGGTGGCCTTCCGTTTCGAGGACGGCACGCCGATCTACATCGAAACCACCCGTCCCGAACTGCTCGCGGCCTGCACCTCGCTGATCGCCCATCCGGACGACGAGCGCTACAAGCCGTACTTCGGCCAGGAGGTCTACTCGCCGCTGTTCCATGTGAAAGTGCCGATCCTCGCGCATCCGGCCGCCGAAATGGACAAGGGCGCCGGCATCGCCATGTGCTGCACCTTCGGCGACGTGACCGACGTGCAGTGGTGGCGCGAGCTCAAACTGCCCACCCGCTCCATCATCCAGCGCAACGGCCGCATCGTGATGGACACCCCGGAATGGATCGACGACGAGGCCGGACGCGCCGTGTTCGCCGAAACCGCCGGCAAGACCACGTTCTCCGCGCGTAAGCTCATCGTCGACAAGCTGCGCGAATCCGGCGATCTGGACGGCGAGCCGACGCCCACCAAGCGTATGACGAACTTCTACGAGAAGGGCGACAAGCCGCTCGAGATCGTCACCTCGCGCCAGTGGTATCTGAAGAACGGCGGCACCGACAAGGCCCTGAACGCCGAGCTGATCGAGCGCGGCAAGGAGCTGGAGTTCCACCCCGACTTCATGCGCGTGCGCTACGAGAACTGGGTGAACGGCCTCAACGGCGACTGGCTGATCTCGCGCCAGCGCTTCTTCGGCGTGCCGTTCCCGCTGTGGTATCCGCTGGACGAGGCGGGCGAGCCGGATTACGCGAACCCGATCGTCCCTGCCGAGGATCTGCTGCCCATCGACCCGACCATCGACGTGCCGGCCGGCTACACCGCCGACCAGCGCGACGTGCCCGGCGGCTTCACCGCCGAGAACGACATCATGGACACGTGGGCCACCTCCTCGCTCACCCCGCAGATCGTGACCCATTGGGCCGAGCCGGATGAGGAGTCGCGGGCGCTGTTCAACGCCACCTTCCCGATGGATCTGCGTCCGCAAGGGCAGGACATCATCCGCACCTGGCTGTTCTCGACCGTGGACCGCGCGCATCTGGAGAACGGCTGCCTGCCGTGGGCGCACGCCGCGCTGTCGGGCTGGATCCTGGACCCCGACCATAAGAAGATGTCGAAGTCCAAGGGCAACGTCGTGGTGCCGAACGAGCCGATCGAGAAGTTCGGCGCGGATGCCGTGCGCTACTGGTCCGCCAACGCGCGCCTCGGCCTCGACGCCACCTACGACGAGGGCCAGATGAAGATCGGCCGCCGTTTGGCGATCAAGCTGCTCAACGCCACCAAGTTCGCGCTGGCGATCGGCCGCGAGGACGAGAACCATCATGTGGGCGAGGCGGCCGTGGCCTCGTGGAATCCGGCCGATGTGACCGAGCCGCTGGACCGCGCCGCGATGGCCAAGCTGGCGCTGGTGGTCACGCAGGCCACCGAAGCGCTGAACGCCTATGAGCATTCCAAGGCGCTTGAGGTGATCGAAAGCTTCTTCTGGCAGTTCTGCGACGATTACATCGAACTGGTGAAGAACCGCGCCTACGGCACCGCCGACGAGCAGGGCAACGCGCCCTCCGAGACGGCCGTGAAGTCCGCGCGCACCGCGCTGGGGCTGGGACTGGACGCCTTCGCGCGTCTGCTCGCCCCGTACCTGCCGTACGCCTCCGAAGAGGTGTGGAGCTGGATGCATGAGGGCGAGGGCTCCGTGCACCGCGCCGCCTGGCCGACCGCCGAACCGTACGCGCAGGCCGCCACCGGCGTCTCCCCCGAAGTGCTCGCGTGGGCGGGCAGGGCCGTGGAGCAGCTGCGTAAGATCAAGTCCGAGGCGAAGGTCTCCATGAAGACCCCGATCCTCTCCGTGGCGCTGTCCGCCGCCCGCGAGGGTGTGGATGCGATCAAGTCCTCGATGGGCGATATCGCGCAGGCCGGCCGCGTCATCGGCAGGTTCGATCTGGTGGAGAAGCACGCCGAAGAGGCGGCCGCCGCCGACGCCGCCGCGACCACCGATGCGGATGCCGCCGGTTCCGCCGCCGAAGCGCTGGTCGCCATCGAATCCAGCGAACTGGGCGAGCCGCCGGCCAAGAAGCCCAAGGCCTGA
- a CDS encoding class C sortase — MTFEEALDITDIVARRRRLRRQVAAMRAIIAALLAAAVVVTGYPLVLQWSSARASATTSARASQQVEGWPYPQAEETLAAARDYNARLVERGQSVLGEAGDPFSSQTGGSAASGEDDSAASRDEDYQSQLDAGDGVMGTIRIPKVSIELPIYHGTSESVLARGAGHLYGTSLPVGGESTHSVVTGHRGLVEALMFTRIDELVVGDFFYVEVMGETLGYEVDRVSVIEPDDDSLLTIVPGEDRVTLMTCTPYGVNTHRLLVSGHRVSIPDPAPDPTDLYDARTIALWIAVAVLAVGWTAIRIAGYARRSKRNAIGACWHLAD; from the coding sequence ATGACTTTTGAAGAGGCCCTGGATATCACCGATATCGTAGCGCGGCGGCGGCGACTGCGACGGCAGGTGGCGGCGATGCGCGCCATCATCGCCGCGCTGTTGGCCGCGGCCGTCGTGGTGACAGGATATCCGCTCGTATTGCAGTGGAGTTCGGCCCGCGCGTCGGCCACCACGTCGGCGCGGGCCTCCCAGCAGGTGGAGGGCTGGCCGTACCCCCAAGCCGAGGAGACGCTGGCCGCGGCGCGCGACTACAACGCGCGTCTGGTGGAGCGTGGCCAGTCGGTATTGGGGGAGGCGGGCGACCCTTTCAGCTCGCAGACCGGTGGGTCGGCGGCTTCCGGCGAGGATGATTCCGCGGCCTCCCGAGATGAGGACTACCAGTCGCAGCTGGATGCCGGCGATGGGGTGATGGGGACGATTCGCATTCCGAAGGTTTCCATCGAGCTGCCGATCTACCACGGCACCAGCGAAAGCGTGTTGGCCCGTGGTGCGGGGCATTTGTATGGCACGTCGCTGCCTGTGGGCGGCGAGTCGACGCATAGTGTGGTCACCGGGCATCGTGGCTTGGTGGAGGCGTTGATGTTCACGCGTATCGATGAGCTGGTGGTGGGAGATTTCTTCTATGTCGAGGTGATGGGGGAGACGCTCGGCTATGAGGTGGATCGCGTCAGTGTGATCGAGCCGGATGACGATTCGCTGCTGACCATCGTTCCGGGGGAGGATCGGGTGACGTTGATGACGTGCACGCCGTATGGTGTGAACACGCACCGGCTGTTGGTTTCCGGCCATCGGGTGAGCATTCCGGATCCCGCGCCCGACCCGACCGATCTGTATGACGCGCGCACCATCGCCTTGTGGATCGCCGTGGCCGTGCTCGCCGTCGGATGGACCGCCATTCGCATCGCGGGGTACGCGCGCCGATCCAAGCGCAATGCCATCGGCGCATGCTGGCATCTGGCCGATTGA